The following are encoded in a window of Mycobacterium decipiens genomic DNA:
- a CDS encoding DUF1906 domain-containing protein — protein MDMSACLNLRRSRPISRRDVLRYTIAVSAMPALSAASAMASAAAPAAAAATPKLIDFAQSQIPAEHIRAAGYSGVINYVSLSRPGASFGAKPITRPYADQLKAAGLMIVSNYQYGKPGGTASSDFKRGFNGGVADARTAWKLHTAAGGGHSAPIFFTIDEDINHETWNTLALKWFRGINSVLGVQRTGVYGGIDVCQWAAAAGVIGSSRTPGHRWAWQTKAWSHGRIDPAAVLYQRVVSTASNPGPVVGGHEVDVNDVLAQDYGQWSLHP, from the coding sequence ATGGACATGTCGGCGTGTCTAAACCTCCGGCGGTCGCGCCCAATTTCCCGGCGTGACGTATTGCGCTACACCATCGCTGTGTCCGCAATGCCAGCGTTGTCTGCGGCATCGGCTATGGCGTCTGCCGCCGCCCCAGCGGCGGCTGCTGCGACTCCCAAACTGATCGACTTCGCCCAGAGCCAAATTCCAGCGGAGCACATTCGAGCTGCTGGCTATTCCGGCGTCATCAACTACGTCTCGCTGTCGCGGCCCGGTGCGTCCTTTGGCGCCAAACCGATCACCCGGCCCTACGCCGACCAACTGAAAGCAGCCGGGCTGATGATCGTCAGCAACTACCAATACGGCAAGCCAGGCGGGACAGCATCATCGGACTTCAAGCGCGGGTTCAACGGCGGCGTCGCCGACGCTCGCACCGCCTGGAAGTTGCATACCGCAGCGGGTGGCGGTCATAGTGCCCCAATCTTCTTTACCATCGACGAAGACATAAACCACGAGACCTGGAACACCCTGGCGTTGAAGTGGTTTCGCGGAATCAATTCGGTGTTGGGAGTGCAACGCACCGGCGTCTACGGCGGTATCGATGTGTGCCAGTGGGCGGCCGCCGCCGGTGTTATCGGAAGTTCGCGCACCCCCGGCCACCGGTGGGCGTGGCAGACCAAGGCCTGGTCGCACGGTCGGATCGACCCCGCCGCAGTTCTCTACCAACGCGTGGTGAGTACGGCGTCGAATCCAGGCCCAGTCGTCGGGGGACACGAAGTCGACGTCAACGACGTCCTTGCCCAGGATTACGGTCAGTGGAGCCTGCATCCATGA
- the trhA gene encoding PAQR family membrane homeostasis protein TrhA, giving the protein MSRRPDPTEATSVREPVAPVVDDLPQGLADTVADLIGKPRARGWIHLCSAVTATMGGLALVSVAGIASSRKAVLASVIYTVTIVAMFSVSAIYHRKHWHNPVALKWMKRLDHSAIFVFIAGSYTPFALLAMPQRTGAEVLTIVWSGALAGVALKMWWPSAPRWVGIPLYLLLGWVAISFAGSLLDGGGPMVVGLLVLGGVLYNIGAILYGVRWPNPWPHTFGYHEFFHAFTAAAAVSHYVAVWFVVP; this is encoded by the coding sequence ATATCCCGCCGGCCAGACCCGACGGAAGCTACTTCGGTCCGCGAGCCGGTGGCCCCAGTCGTGGACGACCTGCCCCAGGGACTGGCCGACACCGTTGCCGACCTCATCGGGAAGCCACGTGCTCGCGGCTGGATCCACCTCTGTTCGGCGGTCACCGCCACCATGGGCGGATTGGCACTGGTGTCGGTTGCAGGGATCGCGTCGTCGCGGAAAGCGGTCCTGGCGTCGGTGATCTACACCGTCACCATTGTCGCGATGTTCAGCGTCAGCGCCATTTATCACCGCAAGCACTGGCACAATCCGGTTGCGCTGAAGTGGATGAAGCGGCTCGATCACTCGGCGATCTTCGTGTTCATTGCCGGCAGTTACACTCCCTTCGCGCTCTTGGCGATGCCGCAGCGCACCGGAGCAGAAGTGCTGACGATCGTGTGGTCCGGCGCGCTGGCCGGGGTGGCACTCAAGATGTGGTGGCCGTCCGCCCCGCGATGGGTCGGCATACCGCTGTACCTCTTACTAGGCTGGGTGGCGATCTCCTTCGCCGGCAGCCTGCTCGACGGCGGGGGCCCGATGGTCGTCGGCCTGCTCGTCCTAGGCGGCGTCCTCTATAACATCGGCGCCATCCTCTACGGCGTTCGCTGGCCGAACCCGTGGCCGCACACGTTCGGCTATCACGAGTTTTTTCACGCCTTCACCGCAGCTGCGGCGGTGAGCCACTACGTCGCGGTTTGGTTCGTCGTCCCATAG
- a CDS encoding PPE family protein: MTAPIWMGSPPEVHSALLSSGPGPGPLLASGTTWRLLSTAYAETAEELAELLAAVRGGTWDGPSAQAYVAAHAPYLVWLIQASADSAAMAAQQDTAATAYTSALAAMPTLAELADNHATHVVLVATNFFGINTIPITVNESDYTRMWIEAATVMGSYQEVSMAAVADAPQTSPAPQIVEADALPAAADGSLPPIPDGQNQIMQWLQQIGYTAFYNNVIQPFITWLANIPFFQTMFSGINPYLLLLGNPLSFFSPLNIAFALGYPMDIGSYVAFLSQTFAFIAADLAAAFATGNPATIAFTLMFTTVEAIGTIITDTIALLRTLLEQTIVLLTSVLPLLTVPLVPLALAPVGAVGGLAGLAGLAGLVGPPPALPVPTPVAALAPPPPPAPTATPTPPPTPATATAPAPAPGPPPPPSTAPPSVTGVGMESHAYLAGGLPSTARKAAGTSARKKAPEPDRAEAPAAAAAAQQPARSQRRRATKLKMISRGYEYADLEPDTDQDPNGSSDEHRVALLTSDRGARTLGYAGTARKQTTTAAAGLTTLADDAFGGGPHLPMMPGTWGADSAPSSEP, encoded by the coding sequence ATGACCGCCCCGATCTGGATGGGCTCACCACCGGAGGTGCACTCGGCGCTGCTGAGCAGCGGCCCGGGCCCGGGCCCGTTGCTGGCCTCCGGGACAACATGGCGCTTGCTGAGCACCGCCTACGCCGAGACGGCCGAGGAACTCGCCGAGCTGTTGGCGGCGGTGCGGGGCGGGACCTGGGACGGCCCGAGCGCGCAAGCGTATGTGGCCGCCCATGCGCCGTATCTGGTGTGGCTGATACAAGCCAGCGCCGACAGCGCGGCCATGGCCGCCCAACAGGACACCGCGGCCACCGCCTACACCAGCGCACTGGCGGCCATGCCGACCCTGGCCGAGCTGGCCGACAACCACGCCACGCACGTGGTGCTGGTGGCGACGAATTTCTTTGGCATCAACACCATCCCGATCACGGTCAACGAGTCCGACTACACGCGGATGTGGATTGAGGCGGCCACGGTGATGGGCAGCTACCAAGAGGTCTCGATGGCGGCGGTGGCCGACGCACCGCAGACCTCGCCGGCGCCGCAGATTGTGGAAGCCGACGCGCTGCCGGCCGCTGCCGACGGGTCGTTACCGCCAATCCCCGACGGGCAGAACCAGATCATGCAATGGCTGCAGCAGATCGGGTACACCGCCTTCTACAACAACGTCATCCAACCCTTCATAACCTGGCTGGCGAACATCCCCTTCTTCCAAACGATGTTCTCCGGAATAAATCCGTACCTGCTCCTGCTCGGCAATCCGCTGTCCTTCTTTAGCCCGCTCAACATCGCGTTCGCCCTCGGCTACCCGATGGACATCGGCTCCTATGTCGCTTTCCTGTCCCAAACCTTCGCGTTTATCGCGGCGGACCTGGCCGCGGCGTTTGCCACGGGCAATCCCGCGACCATCGCTTTCACGCTGATGTTCACCACCGTCGAAGCCATCGGCACGATCATCACCGACACCATCGCGCTGCTGAGGACTCTGCTCGAGCAGACCATCGTGCTGCTCACGAGCGTGTTGCCCCTGCTGACCGTCCCGTTGGTGCCGTTGGCCCTCGCCCCCGTGGGTGCGGTTGGCGGCCTCGCGGGCTTGGCGGGGCTGGCGGGCCTGGTCGGCCCGCCACCCGCGCTGCCCGTCCCGACGCCCGTCGCGGCGCTTGCTCCGCCCCCGCCCCCGGCCCCCACCGCCACCCCAACTCCGCCGCCGACTCCCGCGACCGCGACCGCGCCGGCCCCCGCCCCCGGGCCACCACCGCCGCCGAGCACCGCACCACCCTCGGTGACCGGTGTGGGTATGGAAAGCCACGCCTACCTGGCGGGCGGCTTGCCCTCGACCGCCCGGAAGGCGGCCGGCACCAGCGCCCGAAAGAAGGCGCCGGAGCCCGATCGCGCCGAGGCCCCGGCGGCCGCGGCGGCGGCCCAGCAACCAGCCCGATCGCAGCGGCGCCGGGCGACCAAGCTCAAAATGATCAGCCGCGGTTACGAATACGCGGACCTAGAGCCCGATACCGACCAAGACCCGAACGGTTCGTCGGACGAGCACCGGGTCGCACTCCTCACCTCGGATCGGGGCGCGCGCACCCTGGGCTATGCCGGAACCGCACGCAAGCAGACCACCACCGCGGCGGCGGGCCTGACCACACTGGCCGACGATGCATTCGGCGGCGGCCCGCACCTGCCGATGATGCCGGGGACCTGGGGCGCCGACTCCGCGCCGTCCTCCGAACCATAA
- a CDS encoding DUF7676 family protein: MTVTNPAIVDTEDGGREHCWPLPADQRSLLDLIHLCFDEYWDEIWFGIIVEGAAWEVAAPNRPKRISMHDGYATVDFGRWHFHLCIGDHKLSGPELGRIRRCSRAELYRRIGADGCPTSWGVRLYNGRDEQMMTLLLPNPFLTNDQQIRERPAWGQLELWDRLRARYLGLDPDALDRAGKGFRHG; this comes from the coding sequence GTGACCGTCACCAACCCGGCCATCGTCGATACCGAAGACGGCGGCCGCGAGCACTGCTGGCCGTTGCCCGCCGACCAACGAAGCCTGCTCGACCTGATCCATCTGTGCTTTGACGAGTACTGGGACGAGATCTGGTTCGGGATCATCGTGGAGGGCGCGGCCTGGGAAGTGGCGGCACCAAACCGGCCCAAGCGCATCTCGATGCACGACGGCTACGCCACCGTCGATTTCGGCCGCTGGCATTTTCACTTATGTATCGGCGACCACAAGCTGAGCGGACCCGAGCTGGGCCGAATCCGCAGATGTTCGCGCGCCGAGCTGTACCGCCGGATCGGCGCAGACGGGTGCCCGACGTCGTGGGGCGTGCGCCTCTACAACGGGCGCGACGAACAAATGATGACGCTACTGCTGCCGAACCCGTTTTTGACCAACGATCAACAGATCCGCGAGCGGCCCGCCTGGGGACAGCTGGAACTGTGGGACCGGTTGCGGGCCCGCTATCTCGGGCTGGATCCGGACGCCCTGGACCGCGCCGGCAAGGGTTTTCGTCATGGCTGA
- a CDS encoding DUF732 domain-containing protein, translating to MRDEPSTETAAAPTTSVEPETASNQTFAAPEVPTAYSDESDVGAADESEEAETAQAAEYQSWLTVWGSAAALLMVGVGLAAAIVLGRYAFANRNTDQPDAATPPTVRPTATRSAVPPTQSAPPAAPPSTSQNPERDGVFLDSLHDRGIGFTNPDAAVYNGKMVCTNLSSGMTVQQVVEALRNSSPALGEKTTAYVTISVRTYCPTYDALLPPGS from the coding sequence ATGCGGGACGAACCCTCGACCGAGACCGCAGCGGCTCCGACAACCAGTGTGGAACCTGAAACCGCGAGCAACCAAACCTTCGCCGCGCCCGAGGTTCCGACTGCCTACTCCGATGAGTCAGACGTTGGCGCGGCCGACGAAAGCGAGGAAGCCGAAACCGCGCAAGCCGCCGAATACCAATCCTGGCTCACCGTGTGGGGAAGTGCGGCAGCACTGCTGATGGTCGGTGTCGGGTTGGCGGCGGCCATCGTCTTGGGGCGGTACGCGTTCGCAAACCGGAACACCGACCAGCCCGACGCCGCGACGCCGCCCACCGTGCGGCCCACGGCGACCCGTTCCGCCGTCCCGCCGACGCAGTCGGCGCCCCCCGCTGCGCCGCCGTCCACCTCGCAAAACCCAGAGCGGGATGGCGTCTTTCTTGACAGCCTGCATGATCGCGGCATCGGGTTCACCAACCCCGATGCCGCCGTCTACAACGGCAAGATGGTGTGCACCAATCTCTCTAGCGGCATGACCGTGCAGCAGGTGGTCGAGGCGTTGCGGAATAGCAGCCCGGCACTGGGCGAGAAGACGACCGCCTACGTGACCATCTCGGTTCGGACGTACTGCCCGACGTACGATGCTCTGTTACCGCCGGGATCCTGA
- the mmr gene encoding multidrug efflux SMR transporter Mmr yields the protein MIYLYLLCAIFAEVVATSLLKSTEGFTRLWPTVGCLVGYSIAFALLALSISRGMQTDVAYALWSAIGTAAIVLIAVLFLGSPISVTKVVGVGLIVVGVVTLNLAGAH from the coding sequence TTGATCTATCTGTACCTCTTGTGCGCGATCTTCGCGGAGGTGGTGGCGACCAGCCTGCTCAAGAGCACGGAAGGCTTCACTCGGCTGTGGCCCACGGTGGGCTGTCTGGTGGGTTATTCCATCGCTTTCGCGCTGCTGGCCCTGTCGATATCGCGCGGCATGCAGACCGACGTGGCCTATGCGCTGTGGTCGGCGATCGGCACGGCCGCCATTGTGCTCATCGCCGTGCTGTTCCTCGGCTCGCCGATATCTGTGACCAAGGTCGTCGGCGTCGGCCTGATTGTCGTCGGCGTGGTCACATTGAATCTGGCCGGCGCCCATTGA
- a CDS encoding DoxX family protein, whose protein sequence is MMKDLNRRLARHAPAVLSLFRLVYGLLFAGYGSMLLFGWPVPAQRPVEFASWPGWYAGVIELVTGLLIATGLYTRAAAFVASGEMAVAYFWMHQPHALWPIGPPPGGNGGTPAILFCFGFFLLVFAGGGTYSIDARRRASAAGQ, encoded by the coding sequence GTGATGAAGGATCTCAACCGCCGCCTGGCCCGGCATGCGCCCGCTGTGCTCAGCCTGTTCCGATTGGTCTACGGACTGCTCTTTGCCGGATATGGCTCGATGCTCCTCTTCGGCTGGCCAGTGCCCGCGCAGCGTCCCGTCGAGTTCGCATCCTGGCCAGGCTGGTATGCCGGGGTGATCGAGTTGGTGACGGGTCTGCTGATCGCAACGGGGTTGTACACTCGCGCCGCGGCGTTCGTTGCCTCGGGCGAAATGGCCGTCGCCTACTTCTGGATGCATCAACCGCACGCGCTGTGGCCGATCGGTCCTCCACCGGGTGGCAACGGCGGAACCCCGGCGATACTCTTCTGCTTCGGGTTTTTCCTATTGGTCTTCGCGGGCGGGGGGACCTACTCGATCGACGCCCGGCGCAGGGCTAGCGCTGCAGGCCAATAA
- a CDS encoding MspA family porin codes for MRISAVVRRAAVLAWCLVISVTAPSANAEPDADPPPGAAPPGDGLLPPGAPARVNTPDGWILALGAKDERQVPVPPLTTAVSSREYLSSGTFVGSLAGPETPRGVLEVGYEIGCGIDMSTSNGIITANSAGVSPTIGAEIPLAGAPPVLLPLVSAQYNGVVSVGLKPGLIIVVPVVRKQFRGADPWVMINDFHVKIDGCVGQSFIRSYATLTRVTDQSDVVLSYVGVTKSV; via the coding sequence ATGCGGATTTCCGCGGTCGTTCGTCGTGCTGCGGTTCTCGCCTGGTGCCTCGTCATATCGGTGACGGCGCCCTCGGCAAATGCTGAACCCGACGCTGACCCCCCTCCCGGTGCGGCGCCACCGGGCGACGGGCTATTGCCCCCCGGCGCACCGGCGCGGGTGAACACCCCGGACGGCTGGATCCTGGCCCTCGGCGCGAAGGACGAGAGGCAAGTTCCTGTGCCGCCGTTGACCACCGCGGTGTCCTCGCGCGAATACCTCTCAAGCGGAACATTCGTCGGCTCGCTGGCCGGACCGGAAACGCCGCGAGGTGTCCTCGAGGTGGGTTACGAAATCGGCTGCGGAATCGACATGAGCACATCCAACGGCATCATTACGGCGAATAGCGCCGGGGTCAGCCCCACCATCGGCGCCGAGATACCACTGGCCGGTGCGCCACCGGTTCTGCTTCCGCTGGTTTCGGCGCAATACAACGGCGTGGTCAGCGTGGGGCTCAAGCCCGGCCTGATAATCGTGGTGCCGGTGGTCAGGAAACAGTTCAGGGGTGCGGATCCCTGGGTCATGATCAACGACTTCCATGTCAAGATCGACGGGTGCGTGGGGCAGTCGTTCATCCGCTCCTATGCGACGCTGACCCGAGTGACCGATCAATCCGACGTGGTGCTGTCCTACGTCGGCGTCACCAAATCCGTCTGA
- a CDS encoding carbon starvation CstA family protein produces the protein MHERLQERDGDVSYIRTDAELPPVAIIDQSPITRRHKIFFAAIAVVGAIAWAIVAFARGEPVNAVWIVVAAGCTYIIGFRFYARLIEMKIVRPRDDHATPAEILDDGTDYVPTDRRVVFGHHFAAIAGAGPLVGPVLATQMGYLPSSIWIVVGAVLAGCVQDYLVLWISARRRGRSLGQMVRDELGAAAGVAALIGIPVIITILIAVLALVVVRALAKSPWGVFSIAMTIPIALFMGCYLRFLRPGRVSEVSLIGVGLLLLAVVSGDWVAHTSWGAAWFSLSPVTLCWLLISYGFAASVLPVWLLLAPRDYLSTFMKVGTITLLAIGVCAAHPIIEAPAISTFAGRGDGPVFAGSLFPFLFITIACGALSGFHALISSGTTPKMLEKEGQMRLIGYGGMITESFVAVIALLTAAILDQHLYFTLNAPSARTHDTAATAAAYVNGLGLTGDPVTPDQINQAAASVGEQTIVSRTGGAPTLAFGMSEMLQRVFGGAGLKAFWYHFAIMFEALFILTTVDAGTRAARFMVSDALGNLGPALRRLRNPSWRPGVWACSLVVVAAWGGILLLGVTDPLGGINTLFPLFGIANQLLAGIALTVITVIVIKKGRLKWAWIPGIPLLWDLAVTLTASWQKIFSADPAVGYWTQHAQYVAAKQAGKTVFGSATNADEVNDVIRNTFVQGTLSIVFVMVVVIVVVAGAMVALKAIRGNGIPLTEDDPVPSRLFAPAGLIPTAAERKLQRRWDAPASASVAAPDQPDHDQTDLVTPT, from the coding sequence GTGCACGAGCGCCTACAAGAGCGCGACGGAGACGTCAGCTATATCCGCACCGACGCCGAGCTGCCACCCGTCGCGATCATCGACCAATCCCCCATCACCCGTCGGCACAAGATCTTCTTTGCGGCCATCGCGGTGGTCGGCGCCATCGCTTGGGCGATCGTCGCGTTCGCCCGCGGAGAGCCGGTCAACGCGGTCTGGATCGTCGTCGCCGCGGGCTGCACCTACATCATCGGGTTCCGGTTCTATGCGCGGCTGATCGAAATGAAGATCGTCCGCCCCCGCGACGATCACGCCACCCCGGCTGAAATCCTCGACGACGGTACCGACTACGTGCCGACCGACCGGCGGGTGGTGTTCGGCCACCACTTCGCCGCGATCGCCGGAGCCGGGCCGCTGGTCGGACCGGTCCTGGCCACCCAGATGGGTTACCTGCCCAGCAGCATCTGGATCGTCGTCGGTGCCGTGCTTGCCGGATGCGTCCAGGACTACCTGGTGTTGTGGATCTCCGCCCGGCGCCGTGGCCGCTCCCTGGGTCAGATGGTTCGCGACGAACTCGGCGCGGCCGCCGGAGTGGCCGCTCTCATCGGCATCCCGGTCATCATCACAATCCTGATCGCGGTACTGGCGCTCGTTGTCGTGCGGGCCCTGGCAAAAAGCCCATGGGGTGTGTTTTCGATCGCCATGACCATCCCCATCGCCCTCTTCATGGGCTGTTACCTGCGGTTCCTGCGCCCCGGACGGGTGTCGGAAGTCTCACTGATCGGGGTGGGGCTGCTGCTGCTCGCCGTTGTCTCCGGTGATTGGGTCGCCCATACGTCCTGGGGCGCGGCGTGGTTCAGCCTGTCTCCGGTGACACTGTGCTGGCTTCTGATCAGCTACGGCTTCGCGGCATCGGTGCTGCCGGTGTGGCTGTTGCTCGCCCCGCGCGACTACCTGTCGACGTTCATGAAGGTCGGCACCATCACGCTGCTGGCGATCGGTGTGTGCGCCGCCCACCCGATCATCGAGGCGCCCGCGATATCGACGTTCGCCGGCCGCGGCGACGGGCCGGTGTTCGCCGGCTCACTGTTTCCATTCCTGTTCATCACCATCGCGTGTGGGGCGCTGTCTGGATTCCACGCGCTCATCTCCTCGGGAACGACGCCGAAGATGCTGGAGAAGGAAGGCCAGATGCGCCTGATCGGCTACGGCGGCATGATCACCGAGTCGTTCGTCGCCGTAATCGCGCTGCTCACCGCGGCGATCCTCGACCAGCACCTGTACTTCACCCTCAACGCGCCGTCGGCGCGTACTCACGACACCGCCGCCACCGCCGCCGCCTATGTCAACGGGCTGGGCTTGACGGGCGACCCGGTGACCCCAGACCAGATCAACCAGGCCGCCGCCAGCGTGGGCGAACAGACGATCGTGTCGCGGACCGGCGGCGCGCCGACGCTGGCGTTCGGCATGTCGGAGATGCTGCAAAGAGTGTTCGGCGGTGCGGGCCTCAAGGCGTTCTGGTACCACTTCGCGATCATGTTCGAGGCGCTGTTCATCCTCACCACCGTCGACGCCGGCACCAGGGCCGCGCGCTTCATGGTCTCCGATGCGCTGGGCAACTTGGGCCCTGCGCTGCGCAGACTGCGGAATCCGAGCTGGCGTCCAGGTGTTTGGGCATGCAGCCTGGTAGTGGTCGCGGCGTGGGGCGGCATCCTGCTGCTCGGTGTGACCGACCCGCTGGGCGGCATCAACACACTTTTTCCTCTGTTCGGCATCGCCAACCAGTTGCTCGCCGGAATCGCTCTGACGGTCATCACCGTCATCGTCATCAAGAAGGGTCGCCTGAAATGGGCTTGGATACCGGGTATTCCGCTGCTGTGGGATCTGGCCGTCACCTTGACCGCGTCGTGGCAGAAGATCTTCTCCGCTGATCCCGCCGTCGGCTACTGGACTCAGCATGCTCAGTACGTGGCAGCCAAACAAGCGGGCAAGACCGTTTTCGGCTCGGCTACCAACGCCGATGAGGTCAATGACGTCATCAGGAATACTTTCGTCCAGGGCACCCTGTCAATCGTCTTTGTGATGGTCGTCGTCATCGTGGTTGTCGCCGGAGCCATGGTTGCGCTCAAGGCAATTCGTGGCAACGGCATACCGTTGACGGAGGATGACCCGGTGCCATCGAGGTTGTTCGCGCCCGCCGGCCTGATTCCAACAGCCGCAGAGCGAAAGCTGCAACGACGATGGGACGCACCGGCTTCGGCTTCCGTCGCGGCGCCCGATCAGCCAGACCACGATCAGACGGATTTGGTGACGCCGACGTAG
- a CDS encoding ATP-dependent DNA ligase, giving the protein MLLLEVATTSVDVAATSSRLAKVARIADLLRRAAPDTRLVAIIVSWLSGELPQRHIGVGWAALRSLPPPAPHPALTVAGVDATFSQIGAASGKGSQARRATLVAELFSAATEAEQTFLLRLLGGELRQGALGGIMADAVAQAAGLPAAAVQRAAMLGGDLPAVAAAGLSGATLDTFTLRVGRPVGPMLAQTATSVTDALERHGGTTIFEAKLDGVRVQIHRAGDRVRIYTRSLDDVTARLPEVVDATLALPVRDLVADGEAIALRPDNRPQRFQVTASRFGRSVDVAGALSAQMAEPLSVFFFDILHRDGTDLLDAPTTERLDALDALVPAQHRVDRLVTSDPTAAAGFLDATLAAGHEGVMAKSPAAPYLAGRRGAGWLKVKPVHTLDLVVLAVEWGSGRRRGKLSNIHLGARDPASGGFVMVGKTFKGMTDAMLDWQTIRFSELAVGSTDDYVVRLRPEQVVEVAIDGVQASPRYPGGLALRFARVVRYRDDKGPAEADTIDAVRALY; this is encoded by the coding sequence GTGCTCCTTCTCGAGGTGGCGACCACGTCTGTGGACGTGGCCGCCACCTCGTCCCGGCTGGCCAAGGTCGCGCGCATCGCCGACCTGTTACGCCGCGCCGCGCCCGATACACGGCTGGTCGCGATCATCGTGTCGTGGCTCTCCGGCGAGCTGCCGCAACGCCATATCGGTGTCGGGTGGGCGGCATTGCGGTCGCTACCGCCGCCCGCGCCGCATCCGGCGCTGACCGTCGCTGGTGTCGATGCGACCTTCTCCCAGATCGGCGCCGCATCGGGCAAAGGGTCTCAGGCGCGGCGCGCCACACTCGTCGCGGAATTGTTCTCCGCCGCAACCGAAGCCGAGCAAACCTTTCTGCTGCGGCTGCTCGGCGGTGAACTGCGCCAGGGCGCACTTGGCGGGATCATGGCCGACGCGGTCGCCCAAGCCGCCGGGCTCCCGGCTGCAGCGGTCCAACGCGCCGCGATGCTGGGCGGCGATCTGCCGGCAGTGGCGGCCGCCGGTCTGTCCGGCGCGACGCTGGACACCTTCACCCTACGGGTAGGCAGGCCGGTCGGGCCGATGCTGGCACAGACCGCGACCAGCGTCACCGATGCCCTCGAACGTCACGGCGGCACAACAATTTTCGAGGCCAAACTAGACGGGGTGCGAGTGCAGATCCACCGTGCAGGCGATCGGGTCCGGATCTACACCCGCAGCCTGGACGACGTGACTGCCCGGCTGCCCGAGGTGGTGGATGCGACGCTGGCACTGCCGGTGCGAGACCTGGTGGCCGACGGTGAGGCCATCGCGCTGCGCCCGGACAATCGGCCGCAGCGATTCCAGGTCACCGCATCACGGTTCGGCCGATCGGTCGATGTTGCCGGGGCCCTTTCGGCCCAGATGGCCGAGCCTCTTTCGGTGTTCTTCTTCGACATTCTGCATCGTGACGGCACCGACTTGCTCGACGCGCCGACCACCGAGCGACTGGATGCCCTGGACGCGCTGGTGCCGGCCCAACACCGGGTGGATCGGTTGGTTACGTCCGATCCAACGGCCGCCGCCGGCTTCCTGGACGCCACGCTGGCCGCCGGCCACGAGGGGGTGATGGCCAAGTCACCGGCCGCGCCCTACCTTGCCGGTCGCCGCGGAGCGGGCTGGCTGAAGGTCAAACCGGTGCACACCCTCGACCTGGTGGTGCTCGCGGTGGAGTGGGGCTCGGGGCGCCGGCGCGGAAAACTCTCCAATATTCACCTGGGCGCGCGGGATCCGGCCAGCGGCGGATTCGTCATGGTGGGCAAAACCTTCAAAGGGATGACCGACGCCATGCTGGACTGGCAGACCATCCGGTTCAGTGAGCTTGCCGTCGGCAGCACCGACGATTATGTCGTCCGGTTGCGACCCGAGCAGGTGGTCGAGGTGGCCATCGACGGGGTGCAGGCCTCGCCGCGCTACCCGGGCGGGCTGGCGCTGCGGTTCGCCCGGGTGGTGCGCTACCGCGACGACAAAGGCCCGGCCGAAGCGGACACCATCGATGCCGTGCGCGCGCTGTACTAA
- a CDS encoding SDR family NAD(P)-dependent oxidoreductase, which yields MEIGGKKVVVIGGASGMGRATAELLAERGARVAVLDREGSDGQAVADGLSGGGGAFYPVDVTDFTGTEEALRTAVEHLGGLHVAVTTAGGGIAKRTMTKSGPHDLESFRSVVDLNLIATFNISRLAAAHMSTNEPEDPETTGERGVIINTASIAAFEGQIGQVAYTAAKAGIAGVCLTMARDLGSLGIRVLAIAPSLFLTGLTAMVPDEMAAALTRDAAFPKRMGRPVEYAKLVAAIVDNPMLNGQCLRLDAGQRFAPK from the coding sequence ATGGAGATAGGCGGGAAGAAGGTTGTCGTTATCGGCGGCGCGTCGGGGATGGGTCGTGCCACCGCCGAACTGCTGGCCGAACGTGGCGCGCGGGTTGCCGTGCTCGATCGTGAGGGTTCCGACGGCCAGGCCGTCGCCGATGGCCTAAGTGGTGGGGGCGGCGCGTTCTATCCGGTCGACGTCACCGACTTCACCGGCACCGAGGAAGCGTTGCGGACCGCGGTCGAGCACCTCGGTGGTCTACACGTTGCGGTGACCACCGCCGGCGGCGGCATCGCCAAGCGGACGATGACCAAGTCGGGTCCCCACGATCTCGAATCATTCCGATCCGTGGTGGATCTCAATCTCATTGCCACGTTCAACATCAGTCGGCTGGCCGCGGCGCACATGAGCACGAACGAACCCGAGGATCCCGAAACAACGGGCGAGCGGGGCGTCATCATCAACACCGCGTCGATCGCCGCGTTCGAGGGTCAGATCGGGCAGGTCGCCTACACCGCCGCCAAGGCTGGAATCGCGGGCGTGTGCTTGACGATGGCACGCGACCTCGGGTCGCTGGGGATCCGGGTGCTGGCAATCGCCCCGAGCCTCTTCCTGACCGGGCTGACCGCGATGGTGCCCGATGAGATGGCGGCCGCGCTGACCCGCGATGCGGCGTTCCCCAAGCGGATGGGCCGGCCCGTTGAGTACGCCAAGCTGGTGGCGGCCATTGTCGACAACCCGATGCTCAACGGCCAGTGCCTGCGGCTGGACGCGGGACAGCGCTTCGCGCCCAAGTAG